The DNA segment aataatatcaattagtcCTTAATTGATTTTAACGCTAGTTAAATCGATCTAATTGAATTGGATTTAACTATAACATAATTGAACCAATATCTAATTCTCATTTAATCGATCTAAAACCATGCTAATATAATTTAGACTACGTTAAGTTTAATTTACATTAAATAGATTTCAATAAATCAAATCGGTTCATAATCATATTCAAtcgatttaaatttatcaaattagattttattcAATCGAAcacaaatgaaataaaataaaGGTAATAAGTTAAATTGTATAGTAACATGTTAGGTTAAGGTAGTGGATGTACTAGTCATATGTACAACATATGATTATTCATGTTGGACTAGATTAAGTGACTAGTTAAGCTTAGCATGTTGGTTGAATCTAATTTACGGGTTATGGTTTAGCCTATGAGTAGAGCCTGATTTACTAAGCAGATTTCAACCTAAATCttaattaaacttttaattttaaattataacatCATGAAATTATAATCAAAACACATAATTATTGCTATTGagtcattaaaacataataaatagtaataaattataaatataaaattacattgaaaggaaaatattatttttgctctacTATTATACAAATCTAATAGAAATTAAATATTATTGATGCAtgcaagataaaaaatttaaaaatattataatatgaataataataatatattataatacaaaaataaaattttaaatatttgaaggaatataataaaattttagaaattatatatagcgtgaatatttataatatattttaatcgaaaaataaaattttcaacactTAAAGATATAAAaggaaatatttattttttaaaaaatataggagCGCCTACCTCTCTTATTCATATTTGaccttgtgaaaaaaaaaaaaaggaaagcaatCGCCCCTATTAAATAAGAAGATGTAAGCCCTCCTaggtaataaatattttaatatttatatgtatttaattaattgataaaaaataatatcacttaAATTAAAttgttaaatatttattttataaattgtattcataagaaaagaaagtaaatAATTATACTTAAACTGAAAGATTTGAGTACAGATGAAACCTGTCAAATTAGTATTTTAAGATCATTTTatccatatttttttatataaataatttattcctaattttgtatttcttttgtaTAGCGAAGGTTATACACACTACGTATAAGGAGGATGGTTGTAATTAGGGTGTCGCTGCGGCTGCTCTCTTGTCCCACAATGGCTGCGGCGACGCTCCGCTCCGTACTCCGCCGCAATAGCCTGCTGCCCTTGTTCGAAACCACCCGCCTTCgagatctcctcttcttctcctcctctgtcgACGCTGCCGCCGCCGTAGGCGGCACCATATCTCCAGATCCCCACTTCATGGTGGAATACCTCGTGAACTCCTGCGGGTTCTCCCCCTCCGAGGCAGCCAAGTTCTCTAAACCCCTTGCGCACCTCCGATCCACCGAGAAACCCGACGCCGTCCTTAACTTCATGAGATCTCAGGGCCTCGGTGGCGCCGTTATCAGGAAGGTGATATCTTGGGAACCCAATTACCTGTGCTACAACGTGGAGACGAACATCGCCCCGAAGTTTCAGTTCTTACGCGATTTGGGCCTATCGGAGTCGGATATCGTCGATGCCATCCTGAAGAACCATGGCATCCTCCTCTTCAACGTTCAGCGTTCAATCGTCCCGAAATTGGAGATGTGGGAAACTCTCTTGGGATCGAGAGAGCTCGTTCTCAAGCATCTCAAGAAGACAACGCGGTTTTTCCACTCCAGCGTTGAGAAGACATTGCATCCTAACCTAAAGTTCTTGAGGGATGAGTGCGGCATTCCTGAAGAAAGGGTCTCTGTCGTCTTGAGAAGTCACCCAAAATTAATCTCACAGAAACCAGAGTCTCTCCGAGCTTTGGTGGCGAGAGCCGATGAGCTGGGGATGCCACGGCAATCTCGGATGTTCGTGCGGACACTTGATGCTCTCCACAACGTAAGCCAAGAAAGGTTCGAGGCCAAGGTCGAGCTCATGAGGAGCTTCGGGTGGTCGGAGTCGGAGTTTTCTTCTGCAGTCAGGAAAGCACCCACCTTCTTATGCATCTCCCTCGATATGTTGCGCAGAAAAGTGGAATTTTTTATGAATGTAGTCGGGTACACCCCTTCCTTCATCGCCTCCCATCCAAATCTCTTGCTATTGAGTCTGCAGAAGACGGTAATTCCTCGGTTTCGTGTTTTGGAGATGTTGAATACGAAAGGCTTGTGGACTCGACGAGGCAAGTTTTCGTACTATGTGACATTATCAAATACAAAATTCATGGAGAAGATTGTTCTACCCTACAAAGAAAAGGTTCCTGAGCTTCTTGATATTTTTGAGAGCAGGTGAGTGTGAAGGGAAATGAGCCcttttatttggtatcagaggagGATGAGAAGGGCTTAGCTGATGGTCTAACTCACATTTGAATTTCTCAACAGGAGATGAGCAGTGATTCGGCACCTTTTTCCTTGACAACGAGCTGTCTTACATCAACCACCAGCCTTGGCTACTGAGGTGCAGTCCAGTGAAAGAAATATTCCTTTGGTGTCATATGGTAGTAATGTTGTAATTGGAAGGTCTATGCAGTGGCCAACACAAAATGTCTTCCAGTTTTGCTCATTAAGGTTCATGGAAAAGTCTGTTCTTTTTTGCAAAGCAGTAAGCCCCTGGCCTGTTTGAAATCTCTGATCGATGAAGGTAGATTATTCCCCTAGTTTGAGATTTTGGAAATAGAATGCAAATGGCTTCTCTAAAAGTCTATTGAGGTGTGAGATTCTTCTTATGCGACAAGCTAGTTTAGCATTGATTATAAACCAACTTTGTTTTGTCTTATTAAATGTTTGCTCGAATCATTTTCTGATTGTGTTTGGCACACTATTGTCGGATTGTATGTGAACTGCAGGTTTTAGAATTTCTGCTTTTCTTGTCAGTTGATCGTCTATGCAAACTAGTTCTTGTGCTAATTGGAAGATTCCATTTATGTTTCTGTTATGTAGAATTTTTAAGACCGGTTGCTGTGTTGATCAGGATTACCATTGCTTTGGTACTCACGATAAACATAAACTTAATAACCATGTGAATTATAAAGATAATGTCTGTCACATcccaaatttttaaaaaataattcaattattcataatttatataagatttttttaatctttggatTTAAATCCTTCTCTTTACcatactaaatattttttaactaaaaaaataaaaaaggcttcTCCATCAAAACTTCATATctattataaagtaatatattatactataaataaatataagataaaaatatatcaccAACCATTATCCACCTTAAAAAAGTCATaaaaattatctttaatattcatgaaatatatacaAATGTTAGTGatttaatatgaaatgataatatatcgatctattataaaacttatgcatcaaacaaataataataatttttatatagtaaacaaaatcatgcatcgatTATATGCAACATATACATAATAATTAGATAATAAAGATGCATGTTACATTTGAAGATGTACTCTCCCAATAACGGATAGAGAGATATATTCCATAGGATTGATTCCTCTTAACAATAGATGGAGAGGACCTATATTACTCCTCCAACAACGGATAAAGTGATATCTATCACTCACCCAAGTAGAGACATATTTCTTCCAACAATAAATTGAGGGATTGATTCCTCTTAACAATGTATGGAGAGGACCTATATTACTCCTCCAACAACGGATAAAGTGATATCTATCACTCACCCAAGTAGAGACATATTTCTTCCAACAATAAATTGAGGAATCGTCTAACTATCACGTATGACGATCTGTTAATCTATGAAGGAATCGTCTTAATTACCTTTAATAGAGATACATAGTcaaccatgatcattcatttatattcatccatTTATTTATGTAATGCATCTAAGAAAtagcatgataaaatattatgaagATGTCCATTAATGACGTATTATGATAGACTCGTACCTTCTTTCAGAAATTACATTTCCAATGTGAACCACTCTACATAGTTACATATACTACATAATAACAATCACATCAATATCATCAatttaatcaaaataataataataattattatttctaaattatatCTTCAGATAAAAATTTTAAACTAATCAAATCATATAGATATAAGACATCAATATCTTAATAATCTTCGAACAACAAGAACCCTAACTAGAATAACTCAATTGACTTCAATCAACCTTAATTTAATTAGAACATAATAAAACTAACCTCAAATCCTTATACAATTGGTTTAGAATCATCCTAGACCGGTCTAATATAGATTTGATTGATTTCAGTTAGGTTAAATAGGTTTTTCCAATAGCAGATGGAGGCAAACCCCATCTGATGACCTACTAATCCCCAAAGGAAATCACCCTATCTATCGAAAACAAAATAATCTCATATTGGTTATATCAGTTCATATGCATAAATATATGCCGCACAAATGATCTCGACTGACCTAACCTAACTTAGTGTTATATAATTTAGtccattatcattttttttatttgaacgtAAACATTGATTGaacctaattaaaattaattaatttagatcGATTTAGAGTGATTTTGAATCGATTTGATTTATTTAAACTTTTTTAATCTAAATTGAACATAATTTAATCTAAATTATGGGATTAGTTAAATGAGAAGTAGAGATCAATTTAGTCAGGTTCTAATTAAAttgaatttaattaatttaatttaatcatGGTTCAAATAAGTTGAGAGCTAATTGATACCTTTTATTTGGCATCGGAGGATGAGAAAGGGCTTAACTGATTGTCTAATTTGTGACGATGAAGGTAGATTATTCCCCTAATTTGAGATTTTGGAAATTTTATGCAAAGAACTTATATAAAGGTGTATTGAGGTGTGGGATATTTCTTTTATGACAAGCTAGATTTGCATTGATTATAAATCAAATTTGTTCTGTCTTACTGATTGTTAGCTTAAATTATTTCCTGATTTTCTTTGGCGTAGTATTGTTGGTTTGTATGTAAACTGCATGTTCTAAAAATTCTACCTAACAGTCCAACTGATATGACCTTCGGATCTATCGTAGGGACTTTTGG comes from the Musa acuminata AAA Group cultivar baxijiao chromosome BXJ1-10, Cavendish_Baxijiao_AAA, whole genome shotgun sequence genome and includes:
- the LOC103969114 gene encoding transcription termination factor MTERF15, mitochondrial-like; this translates as MAAATLRSVLRRNSLLPLFETTRLRDLLFFSSSVDAAAAVGGTISPDPHFMVEYLVNSCGFSPSEAAKFSKPLAHLRSTEKPDAVLNFMRSQGLGGAVIRKVISWEPNYLCYNVETNIAPKFQFLRDLGLSESDIVDAILKNHGILLFNVQRSIVPKLEMWETLLGSRELVLKHLKKTTRFFHSSVEKTLHPNLKFLRDECGIPEERVSVVLRSHPKLISQKPESLRALVARADELGMPRQSRMFVRTLDALHNVSQERFEAKVELMRSFGWSESEFSSAVRKAPTFLCISLDMLRRKVEFFMNVVGYTPSFIASHPNLLLLSLQKTVIPRFRVLEMLNTKGLWTRRGKFSYYVTLSNTKFMEKIVLPYKEKVPELLDIFESRR